One genomic region from Streptomyces sp. NBC_00457 encodes:
- a CDS encoding CinA family protein has translation MNSAADELVRLLTVRGETLAVAESLTGGLVAAEITAAPGASKAFRGSVTAYATELKHELLGVDATLLAQRGAVDPQVAAQMAAGVRKALGADWGLATTGVAGPEPQDGQPVGTVFIAVDGPFAADSAATDGGKVASLRLNGHRAEIRMESVRSVLALLLQQLASEQTGNERAQDTEQNGGF, from the coding sequence ATGAATTCCGCAGCTGACGAGCTGGTGAGACTACTCACTGTGAGGGGTGAGACGCTGGCCGTCGCCGAATCCCTCACCGGCGGGCTGGTTGCGGCGGAAATCACAGCGGCACCAGGAGCGTCCAAGGCCTTCCGGGGATCGGTGACCGCCTATGCCACCGAGCTCAAGCATGAACTGCTCGGTGTCGACGCCACCCTGCTGGCGCAGCGGGGAGCGGTGGATCCGCAGGTCGCGGCCCAGATGGCGGCCGGAGTGCGCAAGGCGCTGGGCGCCGACTGGGGCCTCGCGACGACTGGCGTCGCCGGTCCGGAACCCCAGGACGGACAGCCCGTCGGCACGGTTTTCATCGCCGTCGACGGCCCCTTCGCGGCGGACTCCGCGGCAACCGATGGCGGGAAAGTGGCCTCGCTGCGGTTGAACGGCCACCGGGCGGAAATTCGTATGGAGAGTGTACGGAGCGTACTCGCTCTGCTCCTGCAGCAGCTTGCGAGCGAACAGACTGGGAATGAGCGGGCACAGGATACGGAACAGAACGGGGGGTTTTGA
- a CDS encoding Dps family protein, producing MYVVKSPLSDADLKTVSEALQGALVDLVDLALVAKQIHWNVVGPRFRSVHLQLDELVALARTHSDTVAERASALGVSPDGRAATVAVGSGIGPVREGWVTDGDAVATLVDALGAVITRMRDRIKATAEPDPVSQDIFIGITADLEKQHWMFQAENG from the coding sequence ATGTACGTCGTCAAGAGCCCGCTGTCCGACGCGGATCTGAAGACCGTGTCCGAGGCGCTGCAGGGCGCTCTCGTCGACTTGGTCGACCTGGCCCTGGTGGCCAAGCAGATCCACTGGAACGTGGTCGGCCCGCGCTTCCGCTCCGTCCATCTTCAGCTCGACGAGCTGGTGGCCCTGGCCCGGACGCACTCCGACACCGTCGCCGAGCGTGCCTCGGCGCTGGGTGTCTCACCGGACGGGCGCGCGGCGACCGTGGCAGTCGGCAGCGGTATCGGTCCGGTGCGCGAGGGCTGGGTCACGGACGGCGATGCGGTGGCCACGCTGGTCGATGCCCTGGGTGCGGTGATCACTCGCATGCGGGACCGGATCAAGGCGACCGCCGAGCCCGATCCGGTCAGCCAGGACATCTTCATCGGGATCACCGCGGACCTGGAGAAGCAGCACTGGATGTTCCAGGCCGAGAACGGGTGA
- the pgsA gene encoding CDP-diacylglycerol--glycerol-3-phosphate 3-phosphatidyltransferase: protein MTGVPASAAGGSAKAKGPVTSAASVSGGASASVSGGASGASGGAKSARGGKLAAAAVDQASVWNIANLLTMLRLLLVPGFVALMLADGGYDPAWRSLAWAAFAIAMITDLFDGHLARAYNLVTDFGKIADPIADKAIMGAALICLSALGDLPWWVTIVILGRELGITLLRFIVIRYGVIPASRGGKVKTLTQGVAVGMYVLALTGWLATLRWWVMAAAVVLTVVTGLDYVRQAIVLRRQGIAERRAASEEADA from the coding sequence ATGACGGGAGTCCCGGCGTCCGCCGCGGGCGGCTCCGCCAAGGCGAAAGGACCGGTGACCTCGGCAGCGTCGGTCTCCGGGGGTGCCTCCGCGTCCGTCTCCGGTGGTGCCTCCGGTGCATCGGGCGGCGCCAAGTCGGCGCGGGGCGGAAAGCTGGCCGCCGCAGCCGTCGATCAGGCCAGCGTCTGGAACATCGCCAACCTCCTGACCATGCTCCGGCTGCTTCTCGTTCCCGGCTTCGTCGCGCTGATGCTGGCCGACGGCGGCTATGACCCGGCGTGGCGCTCGCTCGCCTGGGCGGCCTTCGCCATCGCCATGATCACGGACCTGTTCGACGGTCATCTGGCGCGCGCGTACAACCTCGTCACCGACTTCGGGAAGATCGCCGATCCCATCGCCGACAAGGCGATCATGGGCGCCGCGCTGATCTGTCTGTCCGCCCTCGGCGATCTGCCGTGGTGGGTGACGATCGTCATCCTCGGCCGGGAACTCGGGATCACCCTGCTGCGTTTCATCGTCATCCGGTACGGCGTCATTCCGGCGAGCCGTGGCGGCAAGGTGAAGACCCTCACCCAGGGCGTCGCGGTCGGGATGTACGTCCTGGCGCTCACGGGATGGCTCGCCACACTGCGGTGGTGGGTGATGGCGGCGGCGGTGGTTCTGACCGTGGTGACCGGGCTCGACTATGTGAGACAAGCCATTGTGCTGCGCAGGCAGGGAATCGCCGAGCGCAGGGCCGCGTCGGAGGAGGCGGACGCATGA
- the rimO gene encoding 30S ribosomal protein S12 methylthiotransferase RimO codes for MPERRTVALVTLGCARNEVDSEELAGRLEADGWELVEDAEDADVAVVNTCGFVEAAKKDSVDALLEANDLKGQGRTQAVVAVGCMAERYGKELAQALPEADGVLGFDDYSDISDRLQTILSGGIHAAHTPRDRRKLLPISPAERQSVSDVALPGHGAPADLPEGVAPVSGPRAPLRRRLDGSPVASVKLASGCDRRCSFCAIPSFRGSFISRRPSDVLNETRWLAEQGVKEIMLVSENNTSYGKDLGDIRLLESLLPELAEVDGIERVRVSYLQPAEMRPGLIDVLTSTEKVAPYFDLSFQHSAPDVLRAMRRFGDTDRFLELLDTIRSKAPQAGVRSNFIVGFPGETEADLAELERFLNGARLDAIGVFGYSDEEGTEAATYDHKLDEDVVAERLAHVSRLAEELVSQRAEERVGETVQVLVESVDDEEGAYGRGMHQAPETDGQVLLTSGEGLGVGRMVEAKVVGTEGVDLVAEPLQGSLGYGEEATR; via the coding sequence ATGCCTGAACGCCGTACCGTCGCACTCGTCACCCTTGGCTGCGCCCGTAACGAGGTGGACTCGGAGGAGCTCGCAGGCCGCTTGGAGGCGGACGGCTGGGAACTCGTCGAGGACGCTGAGGACGCGGATGTCGCCGTCGTCAACACGTGCGGCTTCGTCGAAGCCGCCAAGAAGGACTCCGTCGACGCCCTCCTCGAAGCCAATGACCTCAAGGGGCAGGGCAGAACCCAGGCCGTCGTGGCGGTGGGCTGCATGGCCGAGCGGTACGGCAAGGAGCTGGCTCAGGCGCTGCCGGAGGCCGACGGCGTGCTCGGCTTCGACGACTACTCCGACATCTCCGACCGGCTCCAGACCATCCTGAGCGGCGGCATCCACGCCGCCCACACCCCGCGTGACCGGCGCAAGCTGCTGCCGATCAGCCCGGCGGAGCGCCAGTCGGTGTCCGACGTCGCCCTCCCCGGCCATGGCGCTCCGGCCGACCTGCCGGAAGGTGTGGCTCCGGTCTCCGGTCCGCGTGCGCCCCTGCGCCGCCGTCTGGACGGCTCCCCGGTCGCCTCGGTGAAGCTCGCCTCCGGCTGCGACCGGCGCTGCTCCTTCTGCGCCATCCCGTCCTTCCGCGGCTCCTTCATCTCTCGCCGGCCCAGCGATGTGCTGAACGAGACACGGTGGCTGGCCGAGCAGGGCGTCAAGGAGATCATGCTGGTCTCCGAGAACAACACGTCGTACGGCAAGGACCTGGGCGACATCCGGCTGCTGGAGTCCCTGCTGCCGGAGCTCGCCGAGGTCGACGGCATCGAGCGGGTGCGCGTCAGCTATCTGCAGCCGGCCGAGATGCGCCCCGGGCTCATCGACGTCCTGACGTCGACCGAGAAGGTCGCGCCCTACTTCGACCTGTCCTTCCAGCACTCCGCCCCCGACGTGCTGCGTGCGATGCGCCGCTTCGGCGACACCGACCGCTTCCTGGAACTGCTCGACACCATCCGCAGCAAGGCCCCGCAGGCCGGCGTGCGTTCCAACTTCATCGTGGGCTTCCCCGGCGAGACCGAGGCCGACCTGGCCGAGCTGGAGCGATTCCTGAACGGCGCGCGGCTGGACGCCATCGGCGTCTTCGGCTACTCCGACGAGGAGGGCACCGAGGCGGCGACGTACGACCACAAGCTGGACGAGGACGTCGTCGCCGAGCGACTGGCACATGTCTCCCGGCTGGCCGAGGAACTCGTCTCGCAGCGCGCGGAGGAGCGCGTGGGCGAGACCGTGCAGGTGCTCGTCGAATCGGTCGACGACGAAGAGGGCGCGTACGGCCGCGGTATGCACCAGGCGCCGGAGACGGACGGCCAGGTGCTGCTCACGAGCGGCGAAGGCCTCGGCGTCGGTCGTATGGTCGAGGCGAAGGTGGTCGGTACGGAGGGTGTCGACCTGGTGGCCGAGCCGTTGCAGGGCTCGCTCGGATACGGAGAGGAGGCGACCAGATGA
- a CDS encoding helix-turn-helix domain-containing protein, translating into MILLRRLLGDVLRRQRQRQGRTLREVSSSARVSLGYLSEVERGQKEASSELLSAICDALDVRMSELMREVSDELALAELARSAAATSSESVPTSVRPMLGSVSVTGVPPERVTIKAPAEAVDVVAA; encoded by the coding sequence ATGATTCTGCTCCGTCGCCTATTGGGTGACGTGCTGCGTCGGCAGCGCCAACGCCAGGGCCGTACTCTGCGCGAAGTCTCCTCGTCCGCCCGAGTCTCACTCGGCTATCTCTCCGAGGTGGAGCGGGGGCAGAAGGAGGCTTCCTCCGAGCTGCTGTCCGCCATCTGCGACGCGCTGGACGTACGGATGTCCGAACTCATGCGGGAAGTGAGCGACGAGCTCGCACTCGCCGAGCTGGCCCGGTCCGCTGCGGCCACTTCGAGCGAGTCCGTACCCACGTCGGTGCGTCCGATGCTGGGTTCCGTATCGGTGACCGGTGTGCCACCGGAACGGGTGACCATCAAGGCGCCCGCCGAGGCCGTGGACGTGGTTGCCGCGTGA